Genomic DNA from Gimesia aquarii:
CAAAAGCGGCCCATTGCCACGCAATTTGAAGAGCGACCGGAACCCTCTCATCCACATTTTGCTTATCTATTGAAAGCAATTGAAGGGATGATCCATACAGGACGTCCGAGCTATCCTGTTGAGCGAACACTTTTAACCGGTGGAATTCTTGATCGAGCACTTACTTCACGAGTTATGAACAGCAAAAAAATGATGACTCCCGAATTGTCAATCCAGTATCAACCAGTCGACTATCCACACGCACCCGTGCCCGAATTGACCTCTTATGATGCCCGCTCTTCAGTAGAATAGGGTAATATCAATCTGCTCTTTTCTTAGCTATTTTACTTTGATTCACACAGAATATTTACGAGTCTGAACTACTGAGATTTGGATGCCAGATTCTCTTTGTGCCTTACATGCAGCAGTACAGGGATGGAGGTTTGCCTGCCTTCTTGTGCCGCTTGAATGTGGAACAGCCGTGTTGTTTCCGGAACCCATTTCGCCGCAGTCAAATAAAATGTTCGTTCGTTTTGATCATCCAGTAGTAACAGGCCGTTCAATCCGATGTTATCGACATAAACGCCGTGGGGTAGATTTCGTCCTGCATACTCGCGTCCAAATCCAACGACACCTTTATATCCGTCTCGTAAAAGCAGGACCTTGGCTGCGATCGTTTCGCCAGGATGAACTGTCAGCTCCAAAGGTTTTTCTGGAATCTCTATAAAATTTAATCCCGCGCCACTTTTTGTATTTGTATCCATTGCCGCGATTCGAATGATTAATCTCGGGCTTTTCAGTAACTGAATGGTACCCAATGAATTCACCGCATACGTTTGTTTTTTGCCAGCAATCATTGCTGAGGCCATGACTTTGATTGGATGATATTTTTCATCTGTCGGTCTGGGCGCTACAAGAGGTCCGGGGAGATCTGTTACTGGGTCTGCAGAAATGACACCATAAGCACGATCATGTCCTGACTGGATAATAATCGGGCTGGTAACATGAAATCCGGGAGGCACATCTGAAATGTCAACTTGAATCGGGCCATCGAACCCATCCATACGCTGTGCGACGACTTCAATTTCTTTCCCGCTACCTGCGTTGATTTTGGGGTTAGCTCCTTTCAGAGTCACCTTGAAGTCCGGTTTTCTAGGGCGAACGGTCAACTCATAATGAAAGTCTTTTCCCTGGAATCCCCGAACATCAGAAACACGTACGTAGTAAGTACCGTCCTTTGGGGCCTTAAATATCAGCCGGGAATCGTCGCCCAGTTCACGTCTACCATCATCATTATTTTCATAATAGGCTGTGAACACTGGAAGGCCGTTGGGAGGTAACTCCGTCCCTACAGGATGAGGCTCTACAATATAACAGGGCTCATGCAGAGCGTGAGTAATGGGGCTGGTCCCAAAATAAGTATAACGTTTCCCACCACTACCGGGGTAGACGTTAAATCCTGAATCAGGACCACGTGGATACAGCCAGAGCTTAACCACTTCGCCGTTGGCATACAGGTATTCGTTCAATTCCATTTCCTGCCAATTATGGATCCGGAAGTCACTTAGGATATTGGAATCTTTGCCTCGGAATGTGAAATACGAATCGCGGACAGCCCGCAGTAAAACTCTGGGGATCTGTTTTCCCTCCGCATCGAGCACTTCGATTTTCGAGTCAAGCTTGGATTTTTTGCGTGCCGCATTGGTTTCAATGAGCCATTCTTCACCTGCCTTGGATTCAAATTGATATAAGTCGAGATCGGAATGATCTTGTTGAGAGGAATGAATCATACCACTGGCGATAACTGAAGGTGACGTCAGAACAGTCGCCTCTTTCGTGTGGTTATTGGGCTCCTGCTCTTTTAACTTGACTGCTTTGATCATTTTTTTGTTATGTAGATTTGGTTTCGCCTTGGTGACTGTATTGTTTTGTTTTTTCTTGGGAGAGGTTGAGTTTGATACAAGTGGATACTGCTCCACAAGACCATTGCTAAATCCGACCAGAGCGTATTTTGAATCTGGCGAAAAAGCAACGGAAGTAGGAATTGCAGGTAAATCGTCGACTACGTCTAACAGGACTAACTGCTCAGCATCCCAGATTTTCAACGAGCGGTCATCGGAAATAGACGCCAGCAGTTTGTTGTCAGGGGAATAAACAAATTGGATTACCGGACTTTCATGTGCGAAGCGCGATGTAATCAGTGGATTGATTTTTGCTGAGTTTCGCGAAACAAACTTCCATTTTCGAATACGGTTATCTGCACCTGCTGCAAGAATGAATTTCCCATCTGGACTGAATGAGACGGCAAATTGTTCTTTGAGAGGCTGGCTGAGAGTATCCAGACGGTTACCTGTTGAAACCTGCCAGATTTTTACTGTAGAGTCAGCGGAGGCACTAGCGAGTGTTGTGCTGTCAGGACTGAATGCCAGATCAAAAATGGCCCCATTGTGGCCTGTTAAGTCTCGTATTTTTTTTCCGGATTCGACATCCCAGAGAATAATGTTTCGATCATAGCTGCCGGTAGCGAGCCATTTTTTATTCGGGCTGATCTGGGAAGCATACAACACATCTCTATGACCCGAAAATTCTTTTAACTTTTTACCAGTCGAAACGTCCCAGATGATTGATTTCCCAAACAGGCCCGTTGTTCCCGAAGAGGTAATCAACCATTTTCCGTCAGGGCTATATCGTACTGAGTTTACTTTACCGGGAAGATCTTTCAAATTATGAACCGTTTTACCAGAGCTGAGTGATAAAATTTCTACTTCTGCAAAACGGGCGATAGCGAGTATACCGTTTTTGGAAGAGGCAAGAGAGGTAATCGGTTTTTTAACCGATTTTATAGGAGCAATTTGAGGAATTGATAATCGAGTGCGCGTCGGTTTTTTTCCGGATGGTCCTTTAGCGCCCTGGCCGATCCACTCTTCCAGAAGTTTAATCTCTTGTGAAGTGAGTTTCTCACCACTGTCTTCAGGGGGCATTACTGGCTTGGCTTCGCCTTTGATCATCCGCATCAGGCGACTGTTGTTACTGTCACCGGGAAAAATCGCAGGACCATGTTTGCCGCCTTTAAGCAGCCCCTGGTAAGTGTCGATTGCGAACTTTCCTTCGGGATCATCAACACTATGACAACTTTCACAATATTTTCGAAACAAGGGGGTGATCTGTTTTTGATAATCAATTTGTGCTTCTTCTGCCTGTAAAGAGTTCGCAGAAGCAAATACAAGAGCGATTGAAAAAGCCAGAATTGTTTTTGTCAAAATGTGTGACATCGATGACCTCAAGTCAGCTATATAAAGTATTTAAATTAGCTAGTACTATCAATTTAATGATTAAACAGAAACTCGCGGCTACTTAAGATACCCCAGAAGAGATCTTCGACAGCTTGGCGTTTTTCTGCTTTTGGTGTTTCAGAGAGCAGTTTTGCGAGTTTGGTTTCTTCTTCAGTTGTCGGTTTACGCGAGAGACATAGCATGTAAATATCTGCTATCAGCTCTTTGTCTGTTTTCTTAGCCGCCATTAATTTCGTAACACGGCTTTCTTTGGCTTTGAGTTTATTGTTGATGGTATCTCCATTGGAAATATGAAGTACTTGAACCATCGTGGGTTCTTCGGTTCGTTCGCATTCACACGTGATCATTCGCTCGTTACGGCCAAACGTTTTCAGGAAGTAAGAGATCACAGAAGAGTCGTATAGCTGAATCGCTCTGGTACCTTTGGGATAGAAGTCGGTCTTTTGAGGGTTCGGTTCGTAAAATTTGGTGAATTCGTCTGGGACTTCAGTGACTTGTGAAATCGAGTCTAAGAGAACTTCAGCCATCATGCGTCTGGGGTAGTATCGGGAATAAAACCGCTTTTCATCTTTGTTTTCAGGTAGCGGTTGGCTGCTCCTCTGGTAGGCAGCAGATTGAAGAATGATCTTCATCAATGCTTTTAAATCGAAGTTATTTTTGACAAGATAATTAGAGGTAGCGTTCAGTAATTCTTCGTTGCTGGCAGGATTTGATTCCCGCATGTCATCAACCGATTCGACCAGTCCCACACCAAAGAAGTTAGCCCAGACACGATTGGTAATGGAACGACTGAAAAAATGGTTCTGTTTCGAAGTCAACCAGTTTGCCAGATAAATGCGACGATCTTCCGGGTCATTGATGTCAATAGGTTCTCCATCCAGTGGAGTAGGGGGTTGTGGCTTACCCGTTAACGGCTGAACCAAATCTCCTTTGGTGGCTACAAAGAGAGTTCGAATACCATCGCCTGAACCTTTACTGCCTCCCCAACCTTTCGCACGGACGCGAGAAAAGAAATTCGCCATCGCGTAATATTGATTATTCGTCCATTTTTCCAAGGGATGATTATGACACTTGGCACAGGCAATTGACAGACCCAGGAATGCCTGACTCACATTCTCCGTCATTGATTCAGGGTCCTGGTGAATGGCATAAAAATTGGTGGCGCCATTTTCAATACTGCTACCTTGCGCGGTAATCAGTTCGCGCACCATCTGATCCCAGGGGGTATTACTTTTTACATGCCCTTTGATCCATTCATGATATTTTTTTACGGCTTGCGGACGAATGAGTACTCCATTGACCAATAAGAGATCCGACCATTTGTAAGTCCAATAGTCGATAAATTCAGGACGGTTTAAGAGCTGCTCAATGAGTTTGTTTCGCTTGTAAGGAGATTGGTCAAAAAGAAATATTTCTGTTTCCTGGGGAGTAGGAAGCGTGCCAATTGTGTCGATGTAGATTCTTCGAATGAAGTCCACATCGTTTGACTGGGGCGAGGGAGGCAGGTTTAAGCGTTTTAATTGTTTAATAACCAGTTCATCAATGAAATTATATTGTGGTGATTTTGCATAGACAGCAGGATCAATCTTTTGTGGATAGGGTGACGTGATTTTTGAAATTGCAATTTTACTGGAAAAGATGCAGACGATAGCTCCTTCACCGAAACCTGTGACCTTGACAGATCCTTTTGCATCTACCTGAGCGACACTTTCATTCACTGAAGAGAATGTGGTCCATTGGGTCACATCACGAACTGACTGATCAGAGTAGTGAGCCTGCACCAGCAGATGTTGTGTTTGTCCTTTAACGAGAATAGATCGGGAAGGGAGTACTTCGATCCGTTCAATGATTGGATCTTTTGCGCTTGGAGGAGTGGCTCCCTGCGCGATCCAACTAGAGAGAATACGGTATTCTGGCGAACCGGTTTCGAAACGAACGCCCCCTTTGTGAGGAACCGCTCCCGTTGGTTTGATCAATATCAGACTGCGGGCGGGATCAGACAATTCAATACGGCGTCCGCGTGACTGTTTTGCGATCGTATGAAAATCACCTTGATCATCAAACGCTTTCAAGGATAGGCGAAATCCACCTTTTCCAGCAAGCGCTCCATGGCAGGCGCCGGTATTACAACTGGCTTTGGTTAAGATTGGCTGTACATCGTTACGAAAGCTCCATTGATGTGGTTTGCTAAAGTTTGTGACGACGACAGAGCTTTTTGACTGAAGTGTTCCCGTGGTTGCTGTAATTATCGCCTGACCATTACTCACAGGTATCAGCGTATCATCTATAATTTTAACAACAGAAGGATCACTCGATGAGAGTTTGTACTCTCTTGAGACTGGTCCCACGATATTACCGCCAGAGATCTTCTGAAAGGAGATACGATGCCGTGCTTCTTTACCGGAGAGTTGAACCTTCTTCGGTAGCAATACCACACTTTCTTCCGATTCAGACGCGAGAAGAGAACTGGTGTTGATACTGGAAATCAACAATCCTATGAAGGTCAAAAATAGAATCAATGATTTAGCTGGTTTTGCAGGAGACATCGAACACTTCTCTTTATGTTTGCATTGTCTTGAAGGATTTTATGACGTACAAGGAGAGATCTTTATCAATGAGCTGGGGTGCCCATCATACGATTTGCTTCAAATCGTAACTTATCTTTAACATCAGTTTTTTATTTGAACTGATTTGTATTTTTAAAACAGCTCGCGAATTTCATGTTTACCCACATCAACGATTGGGAAAGGACGACCTGAGGGACCTGGTAAAATCGTATGCAGGTCGAAACCGAGGCTATGATAGACAGTCGCTGCGAGATCGCCGGGAGAAACGGGCCGATCTGCAGGAACACCGCCAATCGGGTCACTACTACCGACGACACGACCGCCTTGAACGCCGCCACCGGCAAAATAGCAGGTAAAACACTGTGGCCAGTGATCTCGGCCTCCTGCTGGATTCACTTTGGGAGTTCTACCGAACTCGGCAACATTGCATACCAGTGTTTCATCCAGCATCCCTCGATCATAGAGATCTTCAATCAGGGCACTATAGCCCTGGTCATACATGGGAGCCACGATATTCTTCATGCCTTCAATTGAAGTGAAGGGTTTGGAGCCATGAATATCCCATGTGATTTCATTGAAGACGGTCAGGAATGTATTGATGGTGACAAAGCGAACTCCCGATTCTACCAGACGTCGTGCCAGTAGACAGCACTGACCAAACCGATTCATTCCATAACGTTCTCGAACTTTCTTTGGCTCCTTCGCGAGGTCAAAGGCTTCACGGGCCTGTTTACTTGTCATCAAGCGATAAGCAGAATGGAAATTACCGTTCAAGAGTTTGGCATCTTCTGTTGATTCAAAATAGTCAATTGTGTTATCGACCACTTCACGAATCTTTTTACGACGTTCCAGTCGAGCTGTTCCGATTTCTTTCGGGGGCAGCAAGTCAGGAACTTTAAAGTCCGGCTTGGATGGATCAGCCATCAGTGCAAACGGGTCATGCGCTTTTCCCAGGAAACCGCCGGCTTGACCGTTGGGAAGATTCCCACCACCCCGGCCCATGGTTTCAGGTAACACAACGTTTGCTGGTAGATCTGTTTTACGACCGCGAAGATAATCAACGACGGACCCGATGTGGGGAGTGTTAATTCCACCTGTAAAAATTCGACCGGTTTGCATCATTTGCCAGCCGGCATCATGTACGGCGGCTGCCGTGTGATAGCAGGAGCGAACGAGCGAAAACTTGTCGGCCACTTTGGCATGCAGAGGTAAAATTTCTGAGATGTCAATTTCAGGTGAAGCCGTGTGGATGGGTTTAAAAGGACCACGGATTTCAGCGGGAGCATCCGGTTTCATGTCGAATGTATCCAACTGACTGGGAGCACCGAGATTGAAGATCATGATCGCCGAACGGTTGTCATTTTTTTTATCGACCAGACCTTGATCTTTCGCTTCCAGGTATTGAGGTAACGACAGCCCCATAGCGCCCAATGTTCCGACTTGGAGAAAGTCTCTGCGAGTAACTCCACAACAGGTATGTGCCGCTCCCTGACCAGTAAACTTCAGCATAATGCGCCCCAATAGAATGGACCTAAAACAAACTTAATCGTTTAAAATTGGTCTTGTATTTATTTGTCATCACCCAATAAAGAATGCTTGTACTTTCATTATATGCGTAAGAAATTCCTTATTCGCTTATTTTTGCATATCGTAGATGCTAAGATCAACGGTGTCTTGTAGAAAACACGCATAAATTTGTATTATTTACGCATGGTGAATCCTCAGACATTTCGTGATCAGTTCTTGAAACGACTTGATAATAAACTCCATTTGGAAGAGTTATTTAATTATATTCCTGATGCGCACTTTTTTGCGAAAGACGCACAAGGACGATTCATAAATATCAGTCAAACTTGGATGGATGTTCGTGCGATTTCCAAAGAAGAAGATATCATCGGAAAGACTGATTTTGATATTCATCCGAAGGACCTCGCTCAACAGTATGTCGCTGAAGATCAGCGAGTGATGCAGTCTGCCAAACCACTTCCCAATCAGGTCTGGTTAGTCCCCGATCGGCACGGAAATCTAAAGTGGTATCTTTGCAGTAAAATCCCCTTATTCGGTGATGGTGGTAAAGTCATTGGGGTTGCTGGTGTGTTACGAGATATCAAAGTGGCTGGTTCCGAATTTCAGTCTTATCAGGAGTTAGACAAGGTCATCGCTTATGTACTCGAACATTATCGCGAACGGATTCAAATTTCGGATCTGGCGGATCTCATCTTTTTGTCCGTCAGTCAATTTGATCGCAAATTCAAAAAGCTGTATCAGATTACTCCACAGAAATATATTCTGCGTGTCAGAATCAATGCCGCCTGTCAGTCGTTAACGCGAACCGAAAAACGAATTTCTGAAATCGCGTTGGAGTCCGGGTTTTATGATCAGAGTTATTTTACAAAGCAGTTTGTGAATCTAATGGGAATTTCACCGTCGGAGTATCGGAAGAAATTTAAACAGGCCGAAACCATCTCTTAAGTCCATTGTTATTTTGTTGAGTTCCTGTTTACGCGATAATTTTATCGATGATATGGCCTCCGACATCGGTTAGGCGGAAACGTCTTCCACTGTAAAGATACGTAAGTTTTTCGTGGTCCATTCCCAATAGTCGCAGAATCGTGGCATGCAGATCATTCACGTGCACTTTATCTTCTGCGGCTTTAAATCCAATTTCGTCGGTGGCTCCGTAGCTGGTTCCTGCTTTGACGCCACCTCCTGCTAACCATGTTGTAAACGCATGTGGGTTATGGTCTCGTCCGGGAGTGGCTCCTTTTTGGGCGATCGGCAGACGACCGAATTCACCCCCCCAGACCACGAGTGTTTCATCGAGTAAACCACGTGAAGCCAAATCAGCCAGTAATGCGGCGATGGGTTGATCCGTTTCTCCGGCGAAGCCGCTGTGGTTGCCTTTAATATCGGAGTGACCATCCCAGCTACGCTGGTTTTCCATGCCACCCGAATAGATCTGCACAAAACGGGTGCCACGTTCAACCATTCGTCGTGCGATCAGACATTGTTTGGCAAAGTGCTCACATTTTTTGTTACCGATGCCGTATTGCTCCTGAAGGTGTTTGGGTTCTCTAGAGATATCCAATGCTTCTGGCGCTGCACTCTGCATTCGATAAGCAAGTTCAAAACTCTCAATCCGCGCTGCCAGTTCCTGATCGCCTTCATTCTGTTGAAGATGTTGACGGTTCAATGATTTCAATAAGTCGAGTTGAGAACGCTGTCGTCCTTTTTCAGTGAGTGCTGTTGGCGGCTTCAGATTATCAATCGGTTCACCGCTTGGTTTTAGGTAAGTTCCCTGATATACACTTGGCAGAAAACCGGCTCCCCAGTTCAAACTTTGTCCTTTGGGAAGACCTCTTCCTAAGGGGTCTGACATAACAACAAACGCGGGTAGGCTGTTACTTTCAGAGCCCAGTCCATATGTCACCCAGGAACCGACGCAGGGGTATCCCATCTTAGGAACGCCGCAGTTCATCATAAATAGAGCGGGACTATGGTTGTTCGATTCTGTATGACCTGAGTGAATGAACGCCATCTTGTCAACGTGCTGAGACAGATGGGGAAAGAGATCGGAGACCCATTTTCCTGACTCTCCATACTGTTTAAATTTGAAGGGGCTCTTCATTAAGGGCCCTACAGCGTTCTGAAAGAATCCTGTTTTGTTATCAAAGCCCTCTAAAGCGACGCCATCTCGTTTTTCAAGCTCGGGTTTATAGTCCCAGGTATCAACGTGACTCGGTCCCCCGTTGATGAATAACCAGATTACTGATTTTGCTTTTGCAGGTAAATGCGCCGGTTTAGGAGCCAGCGGATTCGTCGCTTTCACTGCAGGAGCAGCGCCGGCTGTTTCCAGAACCCCCTCCTGCTGCAATAAGCTAAGCAGTCCCAAAGTTCCTAAGCCACTTCCGGCCCGCTTAAGCAATTGCCGTCTTGCCAGAAGTTGGTTCAATGAGATCGTCGGTAATTCCGATATTGGTTGTAACATCATGTTTCCTCAATGAAAGATTATGTTTGGTCTCAATTTCGTAGTGAATTTATATTAAGGATGCTGATCAATTCGGGTAAATAAATTCATTGGTACTTAATAATGCGTGTGTGAAATCAGTGAGAGCCAGTAGTGTAGCTTGCGGTTTTTTTTCTGACTCATATGATTTTTTATGTTGTTGAATGAAGTCCAGTGAAACTGCTGCTTCATTTTTTGATGGTTCTCTTCCCAGCGCAATTTGATAGGCGCTCTCGACTGCTTTTTCGAGGGAAGCCGGATTGGCTGCGTGAATTCGTTTGGCAAACGATTGCGCACTTTCGCGAATGAACTTTGCATTCATGAATAAAAGTGCCTGTGGTGCGATCGTAGTGCTGGGACGTTGTCCAATGCTGACCAGTGCTTCAGGAGCATCAAACAGTTGCATCATGGGGATTAACTTGCTGCGTTTGATTTTGAAATAGATACTGCGGCGTTGATTGTTTTGTTGCAGAGTCCCCGGGCCATACATGGTCTTGTCGAGTCGATTTCCGATATAGAGAATGGAATCGCGTATTGCTTCTCCTTCCAGTCTCTGAGGAGAACGACGCCAATACAGTTGATTTTCCGGATCAACTTTTGACTTTTCTGGATCGAAATTCGTCGACTGTCGATATGTTTCACTGAGCATGATTTTTTTGTGCAACGGTTTCAGATGCCAATGATGATTTACGAGTTGGTTGGCCAGATATTCAAGTAATTCAGGATGTGTGGGCCGGTCTCCCTGTAGACCAAAATCGTTGGGGGAAGAAACAATTCCACTACCAAAGTGGTGTTGCCAGATTCGATTTACCATCACACGAGCCAATAAAGCACCTGCCCCCTGATTTGTATCAGTGATCCAGTTAGCCAGAGACGTTCGACGATACGAAGTGCTGGCGGTTTTGGGAGGGGCAACAATCCACTCTTTTTCCTGGTCAGGAGATCGCATCAGAACTTGCAGGAAGCTCTGCTTCGCGACTGCTCCTTTTTGTGCGGTATCGCCACGTGTAAGATAGTATGTTTCTTCAAAGAAGTCTTTCCCTTGTGAATGATGTCGAACGGGTTTAATCTTCGGACCTTCACTACAGATCATCACTTTTGTCAGTGCCGGTTGTGGTTCTGTTTTCAGATGCAGTTTCACTTTGTGGGCGAGTGCGGCCCATTGTGTGTCTTGCTCACTAAACCAGCGTTTCAGTATCCCTTTTTGTTTTGGAGTCAACTGGTTCAGTTTTCCCACTTTAACAAGTTCAATGGCTTTCATCAGATGTTCGGAGCTGCTGGTTCCCGTTTTGACTTCAGGTGAAGGGGAACTGGTGAGTGAGAAACGAGGATGTCCAATGCTATGATTGACATTATTTGTGAAGGACATTGTCACAGTGAGTTCTGTCTCGCCTTCCCAATCAATTGGCTCTTCCAGGTCGAACACAATGGCCTGATCTTTTCCGATGCCTCCCAAATCGACGGCCCAGCCAGATCCATATTGTCCGTCAATGGCGCTCTTTGCTGAGAGCGTCGTTTTGTTTTGTTCGTGAGTGGCACGTGCATTGGTCAGTTTGATATTTTTCGCTTTTGCTTTTTTATCTGAGACCGCCTTGGCTTTGACTTTGAATGCCGTCAATGAGAAATTTCCGTTTACAGCACGCCCAGGTCCCTGTCGTGGTAACGATCGATGTGTTAATGCTTCGAGTCGAATTGATCGGACAGGTCTCACATTCGTACGGAGCGTGAATGTAAAATGCTCCTGATTGATATTGGGACCACTGACGAGAATCGAACCGTCATCCAGTTTCTCAAAACGAGCTTTGCCTTTTGAAGTGTGGCTTATCACTTCTGGTAAAATCCATTCATCAAATTGTGCCGCATCAATTATTCTCT
This window encodes:
- a CDS encoding c-type cytochrome domain-containing protein codes for the protein MSHILTKTILAFSIALVFASANSLQAEEAQIDYQKQITPLFRKYCESCHSVDDPEGKFAIDTYQGLLKGGKHGPAIFPGDSNNSRLMRMIKGEAKPVMPPEDSGEKLTSQEIKLLEEWIGQGAKGPSGKKPTRTRLSIPQIAPIKSVKKPITSLASSKNGILAIARFAEVEILSLSSGKTVHNLKDLPGKVNSVRYSPDGKWLITSSGTTGLFGKSIIWDVSTGKKLKEFSGHRDVLYASQISPNKKWLATGSYDRNIILWDVESGKKIRDLTGHNGAIFDLAFSPDSTTLASASADSTVKIWQVSTGNRLDTLSQPLKEQFAVSFSPDGKFILAAGADNRIRKWKFVSRNSAKINPLITSRFAHESPVIQFVYSPDNKLLASISDDRSLKIWDAEQLVLLDVVDDLPAIPTSVAFSPDSKYALVGFSNGLVEQYPLVSNSTSPKKKQNNTVTKAKPNLHNKKMIKAVKLKEQEPNNHTKEATVLTSPSVIASGMIHSSQQDHSDLDLYQFESKAGEEWLIETNAARKKSKLDSKIEVLDAEGKQIPRVLLRAVRDSYFTFRGKDSNILSDFRIHNWQEMELNEYLYANGEVVKLWLYPRGPDSGFNVYPGSGGKRYTYFGTSPITHALHEPCYIVEPHPVGTELPPNGLPVFTAYYENNDDGRRELGDDSRLIFKAPKDGTYYVRVSDVRGFQGKDFHYELTVRPRKPDFKVTLKGANPKINAGSGKEIEVVAQRMDGFDGPIQVDISDVPPGFHVTSPIIIQSGHDRAYGVISADPVTDLPGPLVAPRPTDEKYHPIKVMASAMIAGKKQTYAVNSLGTIQLLKSPRLIIRIAAMDTNTKSGAGLNFIEIPEKPLELTVHPGETIAAKVLLLRDGYKGVVGFGREYAGRNLPHGVYVDNIGLNGLLLLDDQNERTFYLTAAKWVPETTRLFHIQAAQEGRQTSIPVLLHVRHKENLASKSQ
- a CDS encoding DUF1553 domain-containing protein, with the protein product MSPAKPAKSLILFLTFIGLLISSINTSSLLASESEESVVLLPKKVQLSGKEARHRISFQKISGGNIVGPVSREYKLSSSDPSVVKIIDDTLIPVSNGQAIITATTGTLQSKSSVVVTNFSKPHQWSFRNDVQPILTKASCNTGACHGALAGKGGFRLSLKAFDDQGDFHTIAKQSRGRRIELSDPARSLILIKPTGAVPHKGGVRFETGSPEYRILSSWIAQGATPPSAKDPIIERIEVLPSRSILVKGQTQHLLVQAHYSDQSVRDVTQWTTFSSVNESVAQVDAKGSVKVTGFGEGAIVCIFSSKIAISKITSPYPQKIDPAVYAKSPQYNFIDELVIKQLKRLNLPPSPQSNDVDFIRRIYIDTIGTLPTPQETEIFLFDQSPYKRNKLIEQLLNRPEFIDYWTYKWSDLLLVNGVLIRPQAVKKYHEWIKGHVKSNTPWDQMVRELITAQGSSIENGATNFYAIHQDPESMTENVSQAFLGLSIACAKCHNHPLEKWTNNQYYAMANFFSRVRAKGWGGSKGSGDGIRTLFVATKGDLVQPLTGKPQPPTPLDGEPIDINDPEDRRIYLANWLTSKQNHFFSRSITNRVWANFFGVGLVESVDDMRESNPASNEELLNATSNYLVKNNFDLKALMKIILQSAAYQRSSQPLPENKDEKRFYSRYYPRRMMAEVLLDSISQVTEVPDEFTKFYEPNPQKTDFYPKGTRAIQLYDSSVISYFLKTFGRNERMITCECERTEEPTMVQVLHISNGDTINNKLKAKESRVTKLMAAKKTDKELIADIYMLCLSRKPTTEEETKLAKLLSETPKAEKRQAVEDLFWGILSSREFLFNH
- a CDS encoding DUF1501 domain-containing protein; amino-acid sequence: MLKFTGQGAAHTCCGVTRRDFLQVGTLGAMGLSLPQYLEAKDQGLVDKKNDNRSAIMIFNLGAPSQLDTFDMKPDAPAEIRGPFKPIHTASPEIDISEILPLHAKVADKFSLVRSCYHTAAAVHDAGWQMMQTGRIFTGGINTPHIGSVVDYLRGRKTDLPANVVLPETMGRGGGNLPNGQAGGFLGKAHDPFALMADPSKPDFKVPDLLPPKEIGTARLERRKKIREVVDNTIDYFESTEDAKLLNGNFHSAYRLMTSKQAREAFDLAKEPKKVRERYGMNRFGQCCLLARRLVESGVRFVTINTFLTVFNEITWDIHGSKPFTSIEGMKNIVAPMYDQGYSALIEDLYDRGMLDETLVCNVAEFGRTPKVNPAGGRDHWPQCFTCYFAGGGVQGGRVVGSSDPIGGVPADRPVSPGDLAATVYHSLGFDLHTILPGPSGRPFPIVDVGKHEIRELF
- a CDS encoding AraC family transcriptional regulator — protein: MVNPQTFRDQFLKRLDNKLHLEELFNYIPDAHFFAKDAQGRFINISQTWMDVRAISKEEDIIGKTDFDIHPKDLAQQYVAEDQRVMQSAKPLPNQVWLVPDRHGNLKWYLCSKIPLFGDGGKVIGVAGVLRDIKVAGSEFQSYQELDKVIAYVLEHYRERIQISDLADLIFLSVSQFDRKFKKLYQITPQKYILRVRINAACQSLTRTEKRISEIALESGFYDQSYFTKQFVNLMGISPSEYRKKFKQAETIS
- a CDS encoding DUF1501 domain-containing protein gives rise to the protein MMLQPISELPTISLNQLLARRQLLKRAGSGLGTLGLLSLLQQEGVLETAGAAPAVKATNPLAPKPAHLPAKAKSVIWLFINGGPSHVDTWDYKPELEKRDGVALEGFDNKTGFFQNAVGPLMKSPFKFKQYGESGKWVSDLFPHLSQHVDKMAFIHSGHTESNNHSPALFMMNCGVPKMGYPCVGSWVTYGLGSESNSLPAFVVMSDPLGRGLPKGQSLNWGAGFLPSVYQGTYLKPSGEPIDNLKPPTALTEKGRQRSQLDLLKSLNRQHLQQNEGDQELAARIESFELAYRMQSAAPEALDISREPKHLQEQYGIGNKKCEHFAKQCLIARRMVERGTRFVQIYSGGMENQRSWDGHSDIKGNHSGFAGETDQPIAALLADLASRGLLDETLVVWGGEFGRLPIAQKGATPGRDHNPHAFTTWLAGGGVKAGTSYGATDEIGFKAAEDKVHVNDLHATILRLLGMDHEKLTYLYSGRRFRLTDVGGHIIDKIIA